The following DNA comes from Paraburkholderia phytofirmans PsJN.
CGGATCGCCACGTACGAGGCTCGCAAGCTGCATCACCATGCTGAAACGGTCCTGCGCGCCGTCGGGCAACGGTAAGGTGGACGGGGTGCGTGTGAAAGCGATCTTCTTGTCGGTGCGGTTAAAAATTGCGATGTCTTCCGCCCGGCGGCCGCGTTTTTCGATGTACTGGTCCGGCGCGAGACCGAAGGCGTCGATACGGCCATGGCTCGAATACACGAAGGTGCCGACAAACGGCAGCGGCACGGAGACGACCATTTCGTAGCTTTGCGCGTTGCTGGTCCAGTGGATCGTGCCGGGCTGGTTGCGCACGCCGTTGTAGAACGTGTCGTACTGCAGTTCGCCCGATGGCGGCACGGAGAACTTCACGCCCGGCGACGCTTGCGGCGCGCTCGCGGCGGCGGGCGTGCTGGCCGTGCCGGTGGCGCTCGCAGCGGCATTGGGCGCTGCGTTGGCGCTCGACGCCGCGCCCGGAGCGCTGGCGACGACATCCGATGCCGTAACAGGTACCGCCGGCGCGGCTTGCTTTGCCGGCTGCAGGGCAGTCAGCACGTGTTTGCGCGGCTTGCTCGCTGCAGCGTGGCGAGCGGGAGCGGGTTCAGGCGCGGGCGAAGCGGTGGCGGCCGGTTTGCGTTCGATACGTTCGGGCGTCAGCAATGCGACTTGTACCGGCACATGCTCATTGTCGGAGGGATTGAGGTTCGCGCGGTTGCGTTCGACCCATTGCGCGGCGATCCAGTGCAAAACGGCCACGATGAACAGCACCACGATCCAACGCCACACGCGCAAACCGGTGCGCGGCCCGCTGGGCGGCGTGTGATCGGAACGGCGGGTAGCGGGGGCTGAGGACATCGGTCAGTGATTGTGCGCGGGCGCGACGGCTTTGGGATTGACGAGCGGAGCGTGCAAATTGCAGTGAATGCGACACAGGCGCCAGGCCTTAGTGCCTGATGCGTTTAGGGACGGCAGCGAACCGATTCGACCGCGCCGCCGCGAGCGATGTTCCGCGCGGTTGAAAACATGCGCACGTTCAAGACCCGGAACAAAACACGCAGCGCGGTGCCGCCATGCTTGCCGACGGAGTTCTTGTCAAACCCAGCAAAGCGCCACGCACTCAACGCGCCGCATCGCATCTATTCGTCGCGCGGCGACGCACTATACCCCAGCTCATACGAGAGCTTTTCTGCGCATTCGCGCAGTGCCGCATCGGTCTCACCGCCCCAGCGAATATCGAACGCGCCTTCATGACCGAGCGCGACGAGGCCGAGCGCGAGTTCGCCGGTCGAGTCGAACACCGGCATGCAGAACGCGTGAATGGTCGGCAGCAACATGCCTTCGACGCGCGCCGCCTGATGCTCGCGCACCTGCGCGAGGACCTGTTCAACTTCATCGCGCGTGCGCGGCGCGCCGATATGCGACGAACGGCGCGAATCGGCCAGTTCGCGTTCGAGCATCGCGGCGGTCTTGCTCGCCGGCAGATACGCGGCGAACAACAGGCCGGTGGCGGAACTGAGCAGCGGCATCACGTCGCCGAGTTTGAGCGATGCTTTTGCCGGATAGCTCGATTCCATCCAATGCACCATGGTCGGCCCCTGATTGCCCCATACCGCGATGCCGACCGTGAGATCGAGCCGGTCGCGCAATTCGGAGAGCGCGATGCGCGCGAGCTTGACGCCGTCGACCCGAGCAAGCCGCGCGAGTCCCAGTTGCAGCGCGAATCCGCCCAGCTCGTAACGGCCCGACAGCGGGTCTTGCGACACCACACCGAGGCGCAGAAAACTCACCAGATAGCGATGCGCTTTCGCGGGGCTCATGCCGGCACGCTGCGCGAGATCGCGCAGCATCATGGCGCGCGGTTCGTGGGTCAGCACATCGAGCAACTTGAAGCCGACTTCGATCGACTGGATGCCCGAGCGCAGCTTTTCCTCGCCGCCATCGACACTTTCGCCGCCTTCTTCGTCGGGTTCGATCGGGTCGAGCGGTTCAGCGGAGTCGGCGTCGGTGCGGATGGCGCCGGAACGGGCAGTTGGAGGCATGAGCGAGGCGCACGCGGCGCATTCAAAAAGTGACATACGGATGAGGCGGATCGCCGGCACTTGGGCCGGGCCGATTCACCATCGTAGAATAGATTCCTTCTATCGTCACTAACACGGTTCATTCCTCTATGAAACTTGCCACGCTGAAGGACGGCACGCGCGACGGCCAGCTGATCGTCGTGTCCCGCGACCTGCACACCGCAGCTGTCGCCGACGCGATCGCGCCCACGTTGCAGCGCGTGCTCGACGATTGGGCCTTCTACGCGCCGCAATTGCACGATCTGTACGACGCGCTCAATCAGGGCCGCGCGCGCAACACCTTCCCGTTCGACGCCAAGGAATGCATGGCGCCGCTGCCGCGCGCGTTTCAATGGGCCGACGGCTCGTCGTATGTGAACCACGTCGAACTGGTACGGCGCGCGCGCGGCGCGGAAATGCCGCCGGAATTCTGGACCGATCCTTTGATGTACCAAGGCGGCAGCGACGACTTCATCGGACCGAAAGACGACGTACTGTGCGCGTCTGAAGCATTCGGCATCGACTTTGAGGCGGAGGTCGCCGTGATCACTGGCGATGTGCCGATGGGCGTCACGCCCGACCAGGCGCTCAGAAGCGTGCGTCTGATCACGCTCGTCAACGACGTGTCGCTGCGCAATCTGATTCCCGCCGACCTCGCGAAGGGTTTCGGCTTTTTCCAGAGCAAGCCAGCCACGTCGTTCGCGCCGATGGCGGTGACGCCCGACGAACTCGGCGAACACTGGCGCGAAGGTCGCGTGCATCGGCCGATGATCGTCCACTGGAACAACAAGAAAGTTGGCCAGCCTGATGCCGGCACGGACATGGTGTTTCACTTCGGCCAGTTGATCGCGCACGCCGCGAAGACGCGCAATCTGCGCGCGGGCGCAATCGTCGGCTCGGGCACGGTGTCGAACAAGGACGCCAAGCGTGGCTATTGCTGTATCGCCGAGAAGCGCTGCCTCGAAACCATCGAGCACGGCGCGCCGCAGACCGAGTTCATGAAGTACGGCGATACAGTGAAGATCGAAATGTTCGACGAAGCGGGCAAGTCGATTTTCGGGTCGATCGATCAGGGCATCGCGCCGCTGGATTGACGCACCGCTGTTGTGTGGAACGCGGCATGTCGGCCGCACGGGTATCCGCGCGCTTCGTTCCGGTTCGAAAGGGTTTCGCCCGATGCCGTGGCGAGTGTGCGCGGCTACACTGACTGGCGCGACGGCATGGCCGGGGTGGCTGACTGCGGATTCATCGCAGGACTGTCGCGAAGCCGCGTGTGACGGCACGTGAGTAGGGCATGAGCCGGACATCGGCGGTACATCAAAACGAAAACCGACGTGAGGAGACAGCATGCCGCGAATCGAATTCCTTGAACCCGAAACCCAGCGCGCTCGCGCGTCCAACCACTCGCGCCCGACGCCATCGCGCGGTCGCCTCACGCGTCGTGCCGTTGCGCTATGCGCGGCGTTGGCGGGTGTATTGCCCGGTATCGCGTTGGCGCAGGTGAAAATCGGCCTGGTATTGTCGCTCACCGGACCGGCCGCGTCGCTCGGCATTCCGGCGCGCGATACGGTCGCGCTGCTGCCCAAACAGATCGGCGGTCAGAGCGTCGAATACATCGTGCTCGACGACGCATCCGATACTACGCAGGCCGTGCAGGACACCAAGAAACTGATCTCCGAGAATCACGTCGACGCGATCATCGGGTCGTCGATCACGCCGAATTCGCTGGCCATGATCGATGTAGTCGCCGAAGGTCAAACGCCGATGATCTCGCTGGCCTCGTCGGCGAAAATCATCGAGCCCGTGGATGCGAAACGCCACTGGGTCTTCAAGACGCCACAAACCGACGCGATGATGGCGTCGGCGATTGCCGAACACGCCAGTCTGCACGGCGTCAAAACCATCGCATTTATTGGCCAGGCCGACGCGCTCGGCGAGACCTTCTACACCGAGGTCGCGAAGTTCGCGCAGCTGCATCACATCGAGATGGTGGCGAGCGAGCGCTTTAATCGCACCGATCCGAGCGTGACCGGCCAGGTCCTTAAGATTCTCGCGACGCATCCGGACGCGGTGGTGGTCGGCGCGGCCGGCACGCCCGCCGCCTTGCCGCCGAAAACACTGAGGGAACGTGGCTACAAAGGCCTGATCTATCACAATCACGGCGTTGGGAATAACGACTTCCTGCGCGTCTGCGGCGCCGATTGCAATGGCACCTTCCTGCCCGCGAGTCCGGTGCTGGTCGCCGCGCAATTGCCGGCGGATCATCCGGCCAAGCGGCTTGCGCTCGATTACATCGCGCGCTTCGAAGCGGTGCGCGGCGCGGGCAGCGTCTCGGCATTCGGCTCGTACACGTGGGACGCGGGCATGCTGCTCGGTCATGCCGTACCGATCGCGTTGAAAAGCGGCGCGCCGGGCACGCCGGAATTTCGCCGCGCGCTGCGCGATGCGCTCGAAGCAACACGCGGTCTCGCGGACACCAACGGCGTCGTCAACATGAGCGCCACGGATCACCTCGGGCTCGATCAGCGGGCGCGGGTGATGGTCGAAATCAAGAACGCGAAGTGGGTTTATCAGCCGCGTTGAACAAACGCGGCACGGTTCAAACGAAACACCGATATACGGATCGCTCATCATGTCTCAGGCACCTCACCGTAACGACGCGTTTTACGCGCGTTACCAGTCGCTCCAGTTGCATCGCCATCCGCACGGCGTGCTCGAAGTCGTGATGAGCGGCGAGGGCGCGAACAAGAGCGCGCTCGCCACCGCCAACGCGCGCATGCACTTCGAACTTGCGGAGATCTGGCGTGACATCGACCGCGATCCCGACACGCGCGTGGCGATCATTCGCGGCGAAGGCAAGGGCTTTTCGGCCGGCGGCGACCTGCAACTCGTCGAAGACATGGCCACTGATTTCGACGTGCGCGCGCGAGTGTGGCGTGAGGCGCGCGATCTGGTCTACAACGTGATCAATTGCAGCAAGCCGGTTGTTTCGGCCATGCACGGGCCGGCAGTCGGTGCCGGGCTCGTGGCGGGGCTCCTCGCCGACATTTCGATCGCGACGAAGACGGCGCGGATCATCGACGGCCATACGCGTCTGGGCGTGGCCGCCGGCGATCACGCGGCGATCGTCTGGCCGCTGCTGTGCGGGATGGCGAAAGCCAAGTATTACCTCATGCTGTGCGAGCCGGTGAGCGGCGAGGAGGCTGAACGCATCGGCCTCGTCTCGCTCGCCGTCGACGAAAACGATCTGCTGCCCAAAGCATTCGAAGTCGCGCAGAAGCTGGCCGACGGCTCGCAAACGGCGATTCGCTGGACCAAGTACGCGTTGAACAACTGGCTGCGCTCGGCGGGACCGGCGTTCGATACGTCGCTCGCGCTGGAATTCATGGGCTTTGCCGGCCCTGATGTGCGCGAAGGCGTGAACTCGCTGCGCGAGCGGCGCGCGCCGGATTTCGGCGGCGCGGACCCGTGGCGCGGTCAGCCGTCGAGCGGCGGCGCGACAGGCGGCGAGGGCTCCTGAGGCGGCCTCCTGCACGGTATGATCGAAACAAGACGCGCGCGGGACGGCGCCCCTTCCTTAACGCTTCTTCTTCAATTTACGCAGCGAGCCGACAACCATGACCGATTCTTCCAACTCCACGCCGCCCTTTCCTGGCTTTCCCGGGTTCCCGCCCGCTGAAATGCTCGAACGCATGTGGGGCATGATGCGGCTGTCGCCGTTCGGCTCGGCTTTTTCGGGCGCGCAGCCGGCCGCTGGCGGCGGCCTCGGACCTTCGCTCTCGATGATGTCCGACATGATGGCGCCGCTCACCAACGTCGAAGAACTCGACAAGCGCATCACCGACATGCGGGCGGTCGAGCAATGGCTCAAGCTGAATCTGAGCATGCTGCAGTCCGCGATTCAGGCGCTCGAAGTGCAGCGCGCGACGCTCGCGACATTGCGCGCGTTCGGCGCGTTCGCGCAGACGTCGATGTCGCAGCCCGCAGCGGAGTCGGCCGCGCCGAGTCCGGCGCCCGCGAGAGGCTGGCCGCACCCGGCCGCGCCTGCCCCGGCGCCGGCTGCTGCGGCGAGCGCCGCTGCGTCGGCCGAGGAGCCGGCGGGTGGGGAAGAGGAGGCGCTGGCCACGCCGCCATTCGACGCGTCGGCGTGGTGGAATCTGCTGCAATCGCAGTTCAACCAGATCGCCCAGTTCGCGATGACGCAACCGCCGGCCGCCGGTGCGGGCGCCGAGCCGTCTGATTTTGCCCCGGACGATGCGGCCGCTTCTGCAGCCGGCGGCGAGCCGGCGGGCGACGCGCAGCAGACATCGGCGCGAAACGCGGACGCCGGGGAGGCAGAGGCCAAACGGCCGGCGGCGAAGCGGGCCCCGCCGGCCACGAAGCGCACGAGCGGCGCCAGTGCAAACGCCAGCCCGAAAGCCACGAAAAAGTCCGTTTAAAGGCAGAAATGAAACGCGTGGCGCGGCGCGGTCTTGAAGCGACACAGCAAGGCAAGTTGGCCGTCTGTCATGCTTTTGACCCCGATCGTTCGCCACACTGCGCAAATCGCACGATTTCTTGCGCACGGTCAGCCAGGCACCGGAATTGCGGCTGTTCCAGCGCGGGTTCAGTCAAGTCAGCATGCTATTATTATGTAAGCTTTATTTTGGCTTTTGGGCGCGCGCTGAAAATACCAATCCAGCCGCCCTTGCTCCATTCGCCGCCGGCAACACCGGCGCAGGGCTGGACGGTGCGGTTTTCATCGCAACTGGCTCGACCTCAGGCACAGGGTATCCCTCACCCACGGTTGGCCGCGCAGCGCGTAGCGTAGTTAGACGCGCGGGCGCAAACGCCTGGACTTCTTTGCCGTCAGGTGCATCTGGGCGGCCGATTACCGCGTAAAATTGAGTGCTTGGCCGGCAAACGGTGCACATTTAGGTGCGATCCGTTCGTCGTGGGCAAAAGTACTACACCGTAGTAGTGATAGACACACACAGTATGCGCAGAACAGGGGTGGGACTATGAACACCATGCTTTATCCGGAACTTTATAAATCGCTCGAATCCGTTCGATGGGACATGGAGAAAGACATTCCCTGGGACAAGTTCGATGCATCGCTATTGACCGACGAGCAGGCAGCGACGATCAAGATGAACGCGATCACCGAATGGTCGGCGTTGCCCGCCACGGAAATGTTTCTGCGTGACAACCATCACGACAGCGATTTCTCTGCGTTCATGAGCGTGTGGTTCTTCGAAGAGCAGAAACATTCGCTGGTGCTGATGGAATATCTGCGCCGCTTCAAACCGGAAATGTGCCCGACCGAAGAGGAACTGCACGCCGTGCGCTTCGAATTCGATCCGGCGCCGCCGCTCGAAACGCTGATGCTCCACTTCTGCGGCGAAATCCGCCTGAATCACTGGTATCGCCGTGCAGCCGAATGGCACACGGAGCCGGTCATCAAGCACATCTACGAAACCATCTCGCGCGACGAAGCGCGGCATGGCGGCGCGTATCTGCGCTACATGAAGAAGGCCATGGCGCAAACCGGCGACATCGCGCGGGCTGCGTTTGCGAAGATCGGTGTCCTGATGGCATCGGCTCGCCGCACGGAAAAACCGCTGCATCCCACCAACCTGCACGTGAACCAGGCGCTGTTCCCGCGCGACACGATTCAGTCGCGTCTACCGGATCCGGAATGGCTCGAACGCTGGCTCGACGAACAGATCCGCTTCGACGACGGCTGGGAAAAGAAGGTGGTCGAGCGCATTCTGCACAACCTGTCCATTCTGTTCGAGCGCACGTTCAATACGGCGCAGGAACTGAACCGCTACCGCAAGGAAGTGGTTCTGCGTCTGCAGGCCGATCAGAAGTCGGCTGAACAACCGGCCTGAGGGTCGCGAGCATGTGACTCGGTTTGCGCCGCCGCGCGCGCTGCGAACCGGTTTGAAAAAGAACGGCCTGACGCTCTTGTGTGCGCCAGGCCGTTTTGTTTCATGCGACCCATCGTGTATGGTGACGACACCTTCCTGTCCTTTCCAATTCCTTCATGGCTGCCATTTTCGAACGCAAGATTCTCACGCGCGATGCACTGGTGACGCTGCGTCCCTCGCTGAACGCGCCGGTTGTGTTTACCAACGGCGTGTTCGATATCCTGCATCGCGGACACGTGACGTATCTCGCCGATGCCAAGGCTTTGGGCGCTTGCCTGATCGTCGGCGTGAATAGCGATGCGTCGGTGCGCATGCTCGGCAAGGGCGACGACCGGCCCATCAACAACGAAGCCGATCGCATGGCCTTGCTGGCAGCGCTGGAGAGCGTCGACTACGTGGTGTGCTTCGGCGAGAAAACGCCCGTCGAGTTGATTTCGGCGGTGCGGCCGGACGTGCTCGTAAAAGGCGGCGACTACGACATGGACGTGTTGCCCGAGTCGGCCATCGTGCGAAGCTGGGGCGGTAAGGCTTTGGCCATTCCCTTCGAGCACGACCGCTCGACTACCGCACTACTGAAGAAGGTTCGTACGCAAGGCTAGTGGTGGCTGCGACGTGAGTCTCTCACCGGCCTCGCGACTTGCATCGCATACGCTGCAGGATTGCGAGCGACTTACTGCGAAAGCGCGGATGCCGCGATCGGTGCCATCGGCGCCGGGCCGCCCACCACGGCCTGATCGGCGGCTTCGGCCGCAGTGACGGGCTGCACCCTCAACCATTCCTGATGAACCTGGCGATTCAGATGGTTGGGCTCGCGTCCGCCGGCTGTGGGCGTCGGGCCGAACACGCCGCGCACCGCGACGAATGCCAGCATATTGGCAAGAAACAATATGGCGATCAGCCAGCGCAGCATTGTTGGTTTTCCCCGTCAAGAAGTTGAGCCGCCGTTATGCCGTTGGTCGCGATTCAGTTGCCGCGTTCCAAGGCGCGCTCGGCGGCAATCAGCGCAAGACCGGACAGCACGAGCGAATCGTGGCGAGTATGCGGCACTTTCAGTGCGCTCGCCACTTCGTCCACGGCGCCGCCGCTGACCACGAGCCGCACCGGCACCTGCCATTCATCCTGCAGATCGCGCCACATCCGCTCGACCAAGCCTGCTTGCGCCAGCGTGCAACCGGCGGACAACGAACGCGGCGTATCTGTCGCGAAGAACGGGCCGCTGCGTCCCGCAGCGGCGATGCTGCCGTCGAGCAGGCCGCGAGCTGCGTGGGCGTCGAGCGTCGGCAATTGCGCTGTGTGCTCGCCGAGCGAACGCATCATCAAGCTCCAGCCCGGCGCAATCAGACCGCCGACAAAGCAGCCGTCCGCGCGCAATGCCTCGAGCGTGGTCGCTGTGCCGAACGTCGCAATCAGCAGATGTTCGCCAAGGAATGCCGCGTGCGCGCCGATCATGCCGGCCCAGCGGTCGCTGCCGAGCGCCTGCGGCGTGGTGTAGCTGTTGGTCACACCGCATTGCTGCGCGCAAGCGCGGATCGTGGTGAGCGGCAACTGCGGCCAGCGCGCGTCGAGCGAAGCGGCAATCCGCGCCGCGACATTTTCGCCCGCGACATTGGACAACCATGCGCGGCAGGGCGTCGGCAAATCCGACCAGTCCGGCTGATCCGCGCCGCTGTGGGGCAGGGCGCCGGCCGCGATCTGCGAACCGTCCGCCGTGACCAGCGCCCACTTGATACGGCTATTGCCCGCGTCGATCAGTAAATCAGGCGCGCCGCTCGTCATGCGGCACCGTCGGCCAGACGCAGCGAGACGTCGCCGGTCGCGACGGTCTCGCGGCCGGTGGCGGTGTCGAGCAGCAACTGGCCGCGCTCGTCGACGCCCGCCGCCACGCCGCGCATCTGTTCCTGGCCTTGTTCCAGCAACACCACTTCGCGGCCTGCGTAGGCGTGCACCGCGTTCCAGCGCGCCTGGAACGGCGCGAAACCTTCAGCGCCGAAGCGCTGCAAGGCCGGTTCGAGCGCGTTCAGCTCGGCGGCGAGCGTGTCGGTAAGGTTGGCGTTGGGCAGCGCGCGCTGCAAGGCGGTCGGCGCGGTGCCGCGCGCCTGCGGCGGCACGCCGGCGTTCAGCGCGCCGACTTTGGCCGCGAGTTCGTCCGCGCCCTTCACGTTGGTGCCGATGCCGATCACCACCGCGCTGGCGTCGTCGGTGCTCCACGCCGTTTCGATCAGGATGCCGGCCAGTTTGTCGCCTTCGAGCAGGACGTCGTTCGGCCACTTCAGCGCGATCTGGCCGGGACCGGCGACCGGCAGCGCGCGTAGCCCGTCGACCAAGGCGACGCCCACCGCGAGACTCAGACCCGCGAGCCCTTCAAGCGGACGCGGCAGCACGCATGCCACCGAAAACAGCAGCGCATTGCCCGGCTCCGCATACCACGGACGGCCACGGCGGCCGCGCCCGGCGGTTTGCAGATACGCGACCCGCACGATCGGCCGCGGCAGCGCGCCGGGCTTGCGCGGCAGCGCTTTGACGCGCGTCATCAGGTCGGCGTTGGTCGAGCCGGTTTCCTCGACGATTTCGATCGGCCAGTCGTGCGCGTGCGGGCCGAACAGCGCGACGGCGCGCTCGCGGTCGATGCGCCAGTCGCCTTGAGGGGGAGTCTTGGACGTGTTCATGATTCATATTGTAGCGACAGCCAACCCGTTGAGCCCGCGCGCACGGTTCCCGCGCCGCGCCTTCGTTACAATGGCCGCTAATCCGATAACCAGATTCAACGATCCTTGAACTACGACACTCCGCCCGGCCTCGAAGTCGCGGCCGGCAGCCAAGGCAAGATCGTCCGGCTCTCGGGCCAGTGGACGGCGCTCGCGCTCGCGCGCGACAGGGCCACTGGGCACGTGATCCCTCTGTTGCGGTCGCTGGTCGGCGCCGAAGGCATCGGTCAATGGGACCTGTCGCGGATCGACCGGATGGACCACGTCGGCGGCCAGGCGCTGTGGCGCGTGTGGGGCCACAAGATGCCCCCGGACACCACGCTGACCGACACGCAGCGCGATATTTTCGAACGCATCGCCTTGCTCGACACCGTGCGCGAAAAGGCCGAGCCGGTGATCAGGTTCGATCCGCTCACGCGGCTCGGGCTCGCGATTTTCTCGTTCTTCGAGCATCTGTACGGCGGCGTGGCGATGCTCGGGCGCGTCGTTCTCGACCTGCTGGCGATCGCGCGCAAACCGAAAATCACGCCGTGGACCGAGATCTCCGCGAACATCTATAACGCGGGCACCAAAGCCCTGCCGATCACCGCGCTGGTCGCGTTCCTGATCGGCATCGTGCTCAGTTATCTGTCCGCGCAGCAGCTGCGGCTTTTTGGCGCAAACCAGTACATCGTCAATATCCTTGGGCTCTCGGTGATTCGCGAACTCGGGCCGGTGCTCGCTGCGATTCTGGTGGCTGGCCGCTCGGGTTCGGCGATCACCGCGCAGATCGGCGTGATGCGCGTGACCGAGGAACTCGACGCCATGCGCGTGATGGGCATCCCGCACGGCCTGCGGCTGATCTTGCCGCGCGTGGTCGCGCTCGGCGTGGCGATGCCGCTGCTCGTCATGTGGACCAACATCATCGCGCTGACGGGCGGCGCACTCGCGGCGAAGATCGCGCTCGGCATCGACATGAGCTATTTCGCGCGGGCTTTGCCGGGCGTGGTGCCGGTCGCAAATCTGTGGATCGGCCTGGGCAAGGGCGTCGCGTTCGGCATGCTGATCGCGATCGTCGGCTGTCATTTCGGTTTCCGTATCAAGGCCAATTCGCAGAGTCTCGGCGAAGGCACGACGACCTCGGTGGTGACCTCGATTACCATCGTGATTCTCGCGGACGCCGTGTTCGCGATCCTCTTCCAGAACGTGGGGCTCGGATGATCGCGCCACTCACTCAGGCCGTGCGCGGCCAACCCGTACCCTCGATCGCCGAGCCGGTGATCGAAGTGATCGACGTGACCAAGCGCTACGGGCGCAACATCGTGCACCGGCATCTGAATCTGGACGTGCGGCGCGGCGAGATCGTGTCGATCGTCGGCGGCTCGGGTTCCGGCAAGACCACGCTGGTGCGGCAGATTCTCGGGCTGGAGCGTCCTTCGTCGGGCACCATCAAGCTGTTCGGCGAGGATCTCGCGACCATTTCGCCTGAAACCGCGCTGCTGATGCGCAGCCGCTCCGGCATGCTGTTTCAGCGCGGCGCGCTGTTCTCGTCGCTGTCGGTGTTCGACAACATTGCGCAGCCAGTGCGTGAACTCGGCCAGGTGCCCGAAGATCTGTTGCGCGACATCGTGATGCTCAAGCTGGAGATGGTCGGCCTGCCGTGCAAGCACGCATCGAAAATGCCGTCGGCGCTGTCGGGCGGCATGATCAAACGCGTGGGCATTGCGCGCGCGATCGCGCTCGAACCCGAACTGCTGTTTCTCGACGAACCGACCGCCGGGCTCGATCCGCAGGCGTCGGATGAATTCGTCGAGCTGATCTCGGCGCTGCATCGCGCGCTCGGCTTG
Coding sequences within:
- a CDS encoding biotin--[acetyl-CoA-carboxylase] ligase, translating into MNTSKTPPQGDWRIDRERAVALFGPHAHDWPIEIVEETGSTNADLMTRVKALPRKPGALPRPIVRVAYLQTAGRGRRGRPWYAEPGNALLFSVACVLPRPLEGLAGLSLAVGVALVDGLRALPVAGPGQIALKWPNDVLLEGDKLAGILIETAWSTDDASAVVIGIGTNVKGADELAAKVGALNAGVPPQARGTAPTALQRALPNANLTDTLAAELNALEPALQRFGAEGFAPFQARWNAVHAYAGREVVLLEQGQEQMRGVAAGVDERGQLLLDTATGRETVATGDVSLRLADGAA
- a CDS encoding MlaE family ABC transporter permease, translated to MNYDTPPGLEVAAGSQGKIVRLSGQWTALALARDRATGHVIPLLRSLVGAEGIGQWDLSRIDRMDHVGGQALWRVWGHKMPPDTTLTDTQRDIFERIALLDTVREKAEPVIRFDPLTRLGLAIFSFFEHLYGGVAMLGRVVLDLLAIARKPKITPWTEISANIYNAGTKALPITALVAFLIGIVLSYLSAQQLRLFGANQYIVNILGLSVIRELGPVLAAILVAGRSGSAITAQIGVMRVTEELDAMRVMGIPHGLRLILPRVVALGVAMPLLVMWTNIIALTGGALAAKIALGIDMSYFARALPGVVPVANLWIGLGKGVAFGMLIAIVGCHFGFRIKANSQSLGEGTTTSVVTSITIVILADAVFAILFQNVGLG
- a CDS encoding ABC transporter ATP-binding protein, with the translated sequence MIAPLTQAVRGQPVPSIAEPVIEVIDVTKRYGRNIVHRHLNLDVRRGEIVSIVGGSGSGKTTLVRQILGLERPSSGTIKLFGEDLATISPETALLMRSRSGMLFQRGALFSSLSVFDNIAQPVRELGQVPEDLLRDIVMLKLEMVGLPCKHASKMPSALSGGMIKRVGIARAIALEPELLFLDEPTAGLDPQASDEFVELISALHRALGLTVVMVTHDLDTMIALSTRVAVLADRKVLVAAPVEEAAGVDHPFIREYFLGLRGRRALQALPPERRAKLPRAALEPASSELPL